The Kineothrix sp. IPX-CK genomic interval GATTCCTACCGTTTTACTTCCGCCTTCTGTTTCGATTTCCACCTTGCCGTTTCTGCAAATAGGAAGATAGAGCTGGGATATTTGATAATTCTGTGGATTGTCGGGATAAAAATAATTCTTTCTGTCAAATTTACAATGTTGTGTAATCGTGCATTCGGTAGCCAGCCCTACCGCTATGGCATATTCTAATACCTGCTTGTTCAGCACCGGAAGAGATCCCGGCATACCGGTGCAGACCGGACAGGTATGTGTATTCGGCGCGCCGCCGAAGGCGGTGGAGCAGCCGCAGAAAATCTTTGTTTTGGTAGAAAGCTCAACGTGAACCTCCAGACCAATGACCGTTTCATATTGCTTAGCCATATCCTAGACCACCTTTCCTTATTTTTCTACGTTTTTTATAGTGGGAGCGCCAAAGACACCTCTGGCCTTTTCATAGGTGTAAGCCGCCTGAATGATTTTCTTCTCCTGAAAGCAATCTCCGATAAGCTGCAGCCCTATCGGAAGCCCTCTTGAATCCATCCCGCAGGGAACGCTGATGGCAGGAAGTCCTGCAAGGTTTACCGAAATCGTATAAATATCTCCCAGATACATCTTGATAGGATCTGCCAGGCTCTCTCCCAGCCGTGGAGCCGTGGTGGGTGCAACAGGACCGAGAATCAGATCATATTTGGAAAAGGCTTCGTCAAAAGCCTTTTTAATAAGAGCCTTCACCTTCAACGCTTTCAGATAATACGCATCATAATAGCCGGAGCTCAGTACGAAGGAGCCTAACATAATCCTCCGCTTCACCTCTGCCCCAAAGCCCTCGGAGCGGGATTTCTTATACATGCTGTGCAGCCCTTCGTATTCCTGAGCCCGGTGTCCGTATTTGATGCCGTCAAAGCGCTCCAGGTTAGAACTGGCTTCCGCCGCAGCAATGGTATAATAGGCGGGAATAGCATATTCTGCCAGACTCAAATCGAATTCTTCTACTACAGCACCTTTCTCTCTCAGTAACTGCGCCGCTTTTAAAACAGCTTCCTTCACTTCGCTATCCAGTCCTTCTCCGAAATAATCCTTGGGCACACCGATTCTCATGCCTTTCACATCTTCTATCAGGGCACTGGTGAAATCGGCCTCCCTGGATACAGAAGTCGAATCCTTCTCATCATGGGAAGCGATTGCCTCGAGAATTGCCGCACAATCCGCTACGTCCTTGCTGATAGGCCCGATTTGATCCAAAGAAGAGCCATAAGCGATCAGGCC includes:
- the gatA gene encoding Asp-tRNA(Asn)/Glu-tRNA(Gln) amidotransferase subunit GatA is translated as MDILQWTAVELSAAIKKKEVTVMEAAAAVIDSIESREGRYNCYITVDREGALKKAGDIQRRIENGELTGPLAGVPMAIKDNMCTEGILTTCASKILGNFVPVFSSEAVLNLEKAGALMIGKTNMDEFAMGSTTETSAYGETKNPWDESRVPGGSSGGSAAAVAAQECFFALGSDTGGSIRQPSSYCGVVGMKPTYGTVSRYGLIAYGSSLDQIGPISKDVADCAAILEAIASHDEKDSTSVSREADFTSALIEDVKGMRIGVPKDYFGEGLDSEVKEAVLKAAQLLREKGAVVEEFDLSLAEYAIPAYYTIAAAEASSNLERFDGIKYGHRAQEYEGLHSMYKKSRSEGFGAEVKRRIMLGSFVLSSGYYDAYYLKALKVKALIKKAFDEAFSKYDLILGPVAPTTAPRLGESLADPIKMYLGDIYTISVNLAGLPAISVPCGMDSRGLPIGLQLIGDCFQEKKIIQAAYTYEKARGVFGAPTIKNVEK